In Panacibacter ginsenosidivorans, the following proteins share a genomic window:
- a CDS encoding fasciclin domain-containing protein, giving the protein MKKIIKIFSLALVTGIFSCNNNATEDATNTTAAVSTEQAATGGQENVQDDESEKNVVKIAMGSKDHTTLVAAIKQADLVTSLSNAGPFTVFAPTNAAFDALPAGTVEGLMKDDKKADLQNILQYHVFLSALKAESLTDGQTLGMVNGDNVTVSVKDGKVTLNGNAHIVASIPASNGIIHVIDAVLLPPAKK; this is encoded by the coding sequence ATGAAAAAGATTATAAAAATATTTTCACTCGCTTTGGTCACAGGAATTTTTTCCTGCAACAACAATGCAACTGAAGATGCAACAAACACAACAGCAGCAGTAAGCACAGAGCAGGCTGCAACAGGCGGACAGGAAAATGTGCAGGACGATGAGTCTGAAAAAAATGTTGTGAAGATTGCAATGGGCTCAAAAGATCATACAACACTGGTGGCTGCTATTAAGCAGGCAGACCTTGTAACATCCCTTTCCAATGCAGGGCCATTTACAGTTTTTGCACCAACCAATGCAGCATTTGATGCACTTCCGGCGGGCACTGTAGAGGGTTTGATGAAAGATGATAAGAAAGCAGACCTCCAAAACATTTTACAGTATCATGTTTTTCTATCAGCATTAAAAGCAGAAAGTTTAACAGACGGTCAAACACTTGGAATGGTGAATGGAGATAATGTAACAGTTAGTGTGAAAGATGGTAAAGTTACATTGAATGGCAATGCACATATTGTTGCATCTATTCCTGCATCTAACGGTATTATACATGTAATAGATGCAGTGTTATTGCCGCCTGCTAAAAAATAA